In the Argopecten irradians isolate NY unplaced genomic scaffold, Ai_NY scaffold_0046, whole genome shotgun sequence genome, one interval contains:
- the LOC138311554 gene encoding uncharacterized protein, translating to MNGDEKKVVKLLKRSDADLSQILDFVVDNRDIRMLNVMVTGGLELNQFPDNVVIRILRSCDKRMIEVLKEGRLELKQLPDNVLMEILRTSNERIIQSLKECGYELNQVSSVCTISIGIGVSYLESEYAFIIFLNKYSSVCKLTILSNMKLTYLALLNMVNR from the exons ATGAACGGAGACGAAAAAAAAGttgtaaaacttttaaaaagaaGTGATGCTGATCTAAGCCAG ATTCTTGACTTTGTCGTAGACAATCGCGATATAAGGATGCTAAACGTGATGGTAACAGGAGGATTGGAACTAAACCAG TTTCCTGATAATGTTGTTATACGAATCTTACGATCTTGTGACAAACGGATGATAGAGGTTTTGAAAGAAGGACGATTGGAACTAAAACAG CTTCCTGACAATGTTCTTATGGAAATCTTACGAACTAGCAACGAAAGGATAATACAGTCTCTGAAAGAATGCGGATACGAACTAAACCAGGTAAGCTCCGTGTGTACAATATCGATTGGAATTGGTGTTTCGTATCTGGAGAGTGAATATGCcttcattatatttttgaataaatattcaaGTGTATGTAAACTCACTATATtatcaaatatgaaattaacataCTTAGCGTTGCTGAATATGGTCAACAGATAA
- the LOC138311551 gene encoding uncharacterized protein produces MADDTEEERVKMKSLKLDEPVQGEPNMYTNQPKANSDGHLVKKKTKGDDTVLEKNLHSSPMVMFDLYEAVRDGDTEKVVHLLQRGADPNQISSGCLRRIVFMNDIRIIKVVDRRRFGTKSDF; encoded by the exons ATGGCTGACGACACTGAAGAG GAACGTGTAAAAATGAAATCCTTAAAGCTTGACGAGCCTGTTCAGGGGGAACCAAATATGTACACGAATCAACCAAAGGCCAATTCG GACGGACATCtagtaaaaaagaaaacaaaaggtGATGATACAGTTCTAGAGAAAAACCTCCACAGCTCCCCG ATGGTCATGTTTGACTTATATGAGGCTGTACGGGATGGAGACACCGAAAAGGTTGTTCATCTTCTACAACGTGGTGCTGATCCAAACCAG ATTTCTAGCGGCTGTTTGAGGCGTATCGTATTTATGAACGATATCAGAATAATAAAGGTTGTTGATAGAAGGAGATTTGGAACTAAATCAG atttCTAG
- the LOC138311555 gene encoding uncharacterized protein gives MDGTVGSLNTKLQRFLLAYRTTPQTTTGKTPAELLNNRKLKTNLDLIKHPNNDVREHVERKQQTQKEYHDQHAKSRDLDVGENVFVKNFYGCPKWLYGQVVCKTGPVSYTVKCPEGNIGRRHIDQHRSRHCHIPVEETLSEHSEEMLEPVGSPDTSVTNSHQQGDITVSMCLYHRVISAFLSLTPK, from the coding sequence ATGGATGGGACTGTTGGTTCACTTAACACAAAATTACAGCGTTTTCTGTTAGCATATAGGACAACCCCTCAAACCACTACTGGCAAAACACCAGCTGAACTTTTGAACAACAGAAAGTTGAAAACAAACCTGGACTTGATCAAACATCCCAACAATGATGTCCGTGAACATGtcgaaagaaaacaacaaacacaaaagGAATATCATGATCAACATGCGAAAAGTCGTGATCTAGATGTAGGGGAAAATGTATTTGTGAAAAACTTTTATGGATGTCCAAAGTGGTTATATGGACAAGTAGTGTGTAAAACGGGACCTGTTTCATATACAGTGAAATGTCCAGAGGGAAACATTGGACGCCGACATATCGATCAACACCGTAGTCGTCATTGTCACATTCCAGTTGAGGAAACCTTATCCGAACATTCCGAGGAAATGTTGGAACCAGTCGGGAGTCCAGATACATCTGTTACAAACAGTCATCAACAGGGAGACATCACTGTATCTATGTGTCTGTATCATcgcgtcatctcggctttcctaagtctcacaccaaaataa